Proteins from one Vibrio coralliirubri genomic window:
- a CDS encoding ABC transporter substrate-binding protein, with amino-acid sequence MNDANLRRLQQLIAKYELGEEYHLTIDDLEHSLSTSRRNTSIILKCLSEYRWICWIPSKGRGKLSQFRILVSFPEALEQVLALQLEQGCFNVIPRLLESYGDAAIKALTLATEKHSLFNQQHDHLLITQYPWVDNLEPAKTYRTAEHHILRSLYNTLLVQDHEGNPQASLAHHWNMEGRFLHFWLRPNVLFHDGETLTAKDVAQCLLQLKNIEGPVQSLFDQVSDVQVVGDKQLTIELTHANPMFLYALSSPHASIYRCKRTYFSSGRSAYIGTGPFSLDDWSEERLVLKRHRGYFAQNALLEQITLTDIEGLNDHTLSFNQSGVAEETTINALSYLAVNRRENSGITPEELDRLVSFIKSSSKEFDADMVTDDLSFSPSKLTCSNPIPILTGTVVLTRPRMTIPLLQEEADWLQQTIAKTGVIIEVVELPNISDPSSMSESADLLFIEEVIEQPADYGLYDWLLASSGLRFIFNNSEMKAHCERVRAAVSGEDPMSELKEIEGSLYQQKLLCPLFHGKEKVFNSVEVHGVEINQTGYSDFYKLWIASSEK; translated from the coding sequence TTGAACGACGCTAACTTACGTAGACTTCAGCAGCTTATTGCAAAGTATGAATTAGGTGAAGAGTATCACCTAACGATCGATGATCTAGAACACTCGCTATCGACTTCTCGCAGAAACACTTCGATCATTCTTAAATGCTTATCAGAATATCGCTGGATTTGTTGGATTCCGTCCAAAGGAAGAGGGAAGCTTAGCCAGTTTAGAATTTTGGTCAGCTTTCCCGAAGCATTAGAACAAGTGTTAGCGCTTCAGTTAGAACAAGGGTGCTTTAACGTTATTCCCCGTCTTCTAGAAAGCTATGGTGATGCTGCAATAAAGGCACTGACGCTAGCGACTGAAAAACATAGTCTGTTCAATCAACAACATGACCATTTGCTGATCACTCAATATCCGTGGGTCGATAACCTTGAGCCAGCAAAAACATACCGAACCGCCGAACATCACATCTTAAGAAGTCTCTACAATACGTTACTCGTCCAAGATCATGAGGGAAATCCCCAAGCGAGCCTCGCGCACCATTGGAATATGGAAGGGCGCTTTCTGCATTTTTGGTTGAGACCGAATGTGTTATTCCATGACGGTGAAACTTTAACGGCTAAAGATGTTGCTCAATGTTTGTTGCAGCTAAAAAATATCGAAGGGCCAGTACAGTCTTTATTTGATCAGGTCAGTGATGTTCAAGTTGTGGGTGATAAACAACTGACTATTGAGCTAACACACGCAAACCCAATGTTTCTCTATGCATTGAGTAGTCCTCACGCGTCTATTTACCGCTGCAAGCGTACTTATTTTTCGAGCGGTCGCAGTGCCTATATTGGAACTGGTCCTTTCTCATTAGATGATTGGAGCGAAGAGCGCTTGGTTCTTAAACGTCACCGAGGTTACTTTGCTCAAAATGCCTTGTTAGAACAGATAACGCTCACCGACATAGAAGGTTTGAATGATCACACCCTGAGTTTTAATCAATCTGGTGTCGCTGAAGAAACCACTATCAATGCACTTTCGTATCTTGCGGTTAATCGTAGAGAAAACTCGGGCATAACCCCTGAAGAACTCGACAGGCTAGTATCGTTTATCAAGTCCAGCAGTAAAGAGTTTGATGCTGATATGGTGACGGATGATCTCTCTTTCTCGCCGAGTAAATTAACATGCAGCAACCCCATTCCAATTTTGACGGGCACTGTTGTGTTAACACGACCTAGAATGACGATTCCTTTACTTCAAGAGGAGGCTGACTGGCTGCAACAAACGATTGCAAAGACAGGTGTCATTATTGAAGTTGTTGAGCTTCCCAATATCAGTGACCCTAGCTCCATGAGTGAATCGGCAGACCTGTTATTCATTGAAGAAGTTATCGAACAGCCAGCCGATTATGGCCTTTATGATTGGCTGCTTGCTTCCTCTGGGCTCAGATTCATTTTCAACAATTCAGAGATGAAAGCACATTGCGAGAGAGTTAGAGCTGCTGTGAGTGGCGAGGACCCAATGAGCGAGTTGAAAGAGATTGAAGGTTCGCTTTATCAACAGAAGTTACTTTGTCCGTTATTTCATGGTAAAGAGAAGGTTTTTAACAGTGTTGAGGTTCATGGCGTAGAGATTAACCAAACCGGTTATAGTGACTTTTATAAGCTTTGGATAGCTTCGAGCGAGAAGTAA
- a CDS encoding NAD(P)/FAD-dependent oxidoreductase has translation MIRLTEIKLPLDHEESAIQDAIEAKLGINSDQVLSFNIFKRGYDARKKSKILLIYTLDVLVENEAELLEQFISDPHVKVTPDMEYKFVAKAVENQTERPVVIGFGPCGLFAGLVLAQMGFNPIIVERGKEVRERTKDTFGFWRKRTLNTESNVQFGEGGAGTFSDGKLYSQVKDPKHYGRKVIEEFVAAGAPEEILYVSKPHIGTFKLVTMIEKMRASIIELGGEIRFSTRVDDVHMEDGQITGLTLSNGEEIKSRHVVLAVGHSARDTFEMLYDRGVYMEAKPFSVGFRIEHKQSMIDEARFGKNAGNPILGAADYKLVHHCKNGRTVYSFCMCPGGTVVAATSEEGRVVTNGMSQYSRAERNANSAIVVGIDPERDYPGDALAGIRLQRELESGAYVLGGENYDAPAQKIGDFLKGRDPSAIGEVQPSFTPGIHLTDISKALPDFAIEAIREAIPAFEKKIKGFSTPDGLLTGVETRTSSPVCIKRGKDFQSINLKGFFPAGEGAGYAGGILSAGIDGIKAAEALALSMVEQNQAEKIEIA, from the coding sequence ATGATACGTTTAACCGAAATTAAACTCCCACTAGACCATGAAGAGTCTGCGATTCAAGACGCTATTGAAGCGAAACTTGGTATTAACTCTGATCAGGTACTCTCTTTTAATATCTTTAAACGTGGCTACGATGCTCGTAAGAAATCAAAGATCTTACTTATCTACACGCTTGACGTTCTCGTTGAAAACGAAGCTGAGTTGTTAGAACAATTCATTAGCGACCCGCACGTAAAAGTGACTCCTGATATGGAGTACAAGTTTGTTGCTAAAGCGGTTGAGAACCAAACTGAGCGCCCTGTGGTTATCGGCTTTGGCCCTTGTGGTCTATTCGCTGGCCTAGTGCTTGCTCAAATGGGTTTCAACCCAATCATCGTTGAGCGTGGTAAAGAAGTTCGTGAACGTACAAAAGATACCTTTGGTTTCTGGCGTAAGCGCACACTGAATACTGAATCAAACGTGCAGTTTGGTGAAGGCGGCGCAGGTACCTTCTCTGACGGTAAGCTATACAGCCAAGTTAAAGATCCAAAGCACTACGGCCGTAAGGTAATCGAAGAGTTCGTAGCTGCGGGTGCACCAGAAGAAATTCTATACGTAAGTAAGCCGCACATCGGTACCTTTAAACTGGTTACCATGATCGAAAAGATGCGCGCTTCTATCATTGAACTCGGCGGTGAAATCCGTTTCAGCACTCGTGTTGACGACGTTCATATGGAAGATGGCCAAATCACTGGCTTAACGCTTTCTAACGGTGAAGAGATTAAATCTCGTCACGTGGTATTGGCTGTTGGCCACAGTGCTCGTGACACGTTTGAAATGCTGTACGATCGTGGCGTTTACATGGAAGCGAAGCCTTTCTCTGTTGGTTTCCGTATCGAACACAAGCAATCGATGATCGATGAAGCTCGATTCGGTAAGAACGCAGGCAACCCAATCCTAGGTGCTGCGGACTACAAACTGGTTCACCACTGTAAGAATGGCCGCACTGTATACAGCTTCTGTATGTGCCCAGGCGGTACTGTAGTAGCTGCGACGTCTGAAGAAGGCCGCGTAGTAACAAACGGCATGAGCCAATATTCTCGTGCAGAACGTAACGCAAACAGCGCAATCGTTGTAGGTATCGACCCAGAGCGTGATTACCCAGGTGACGCACTGGCGGGTATTCGTTTACAGCGTGAACTAGAAAGCGGCGCTTATGTTCTTGGTGGTGAAAACTACGATGCACCAGCTCAGAAAATCGGTGACTTCTTGAAAGGTCGCGATCCGAGTGCAATCGGTGAAGTACAACCGTCATTCACGCCGGGTATCCACCTGACTGATATTTCAAAAGCGCTGCCTGATTTTGCTATCGAAGCGATTCGTGAAGCAATCCCAGCGTTCGAGAAGAAGATCAAAGGTTTCTCTACGCCAGACGGCCTACTAACCGGTGTTGAGACTCGTACGTCTTCTCCTGTATGCATCAAACGTGGCAAAGACTTCCAAAGCATCAACCTTAAGGGCTTCTTCCCCGCTGGTGAAGGTGCAGGCTACGCAGGCGGCATCCTGTCTGCTGGTATCGACGGCATTAAGGCTGCAGAAGCGCTAGCACTATCAATGGTAGAGCAGAACCAAGCTGAGAAGATTGAGATCGCTTAA
- the fdxA gene encoding ferredoxin FdxA — translation MAFVVGDNCIQCKYTDCVAVCPADAFHEGPNFMVINPIECIDCGLCVPECDAQAIFQEDELPEDQKIFIEVNAELAEIWPVQTEVKAPMDDAEKWNGVSDKLAMLEK, via the coding sequence ATGGCATTTGTCGTAGGCGATAATTGTATTCAATGTAAATACACAGACTGTGTGGCAGTGTGCCCCGCAGATGCGTTCCATGAAGGCCCAAATTTCATGGTAATCAACCCAATCGAATGTATTGATTGTGGCTTGTGTGTACCTGAATGTGATGCTCAAGCAATCTTCCAAGAAGATGAGTTGCCAGAAGATCAAAAGATCTTTATCGAAGTGAACGCAGAACTTGCTGAGATTTGGCCTGTACAAACGGAAGTAAAAGCACCAATGGATGACGCTGAAAAGTGGAATGGTGTGTCTGATAAGTTGGCAATGCTAGAAAAGTAA
- a CDS encoding RNA methyltransferase, producing MISKNQLKLLRALGQKKQRKAHGLFLVQGEKNVLELFNSDLVVKNVFATADFLSENHASLIEFDCVEASLDDLTKASTLVSNNAAIAVVEIPTFELPEATGLMIALDGVSDPGNLGTIIRVADWYGIKHIVASSDCADPYNPKTISATMGSFGRVHVSQTDLPAYLEQANLPVYGAFLEGESVHKTEFTANGILLMGSESHGIREHAAKYVTDKITIPAFGGAESLNVAMATGIILDNMRRQHS from the coding sequence ATGATTTCAAAAAACCAATTAAAACTCCTTCGTGCTTTAGGCCAAAAGAAACAACGTAAAGCCCACGGCCTGTTTCTAGTTCAAGGTGAAAAGAACGTTCTTGAGCTGTTCAATAGTGACTTAGTGGTGAAGAACGTCTTCGCTACCGCTGATTTCTTATCTGAAAATCATGCTTCACTGATTGAGTTTGATTGTGTTGAAGCCTCGCTGGATGATCTAACCAAAGCGAGCACTTTGGTCAGTAACAATGCCGCGATTGCGGTTGTTGAGATCCCAACGTTTGAGCTACCAGAAGCAACTGGACTGATGATTGCGCTTGATGGCGTTTCAGACCCTGGCAACCTAGGTACGATTATTCGTGTAGCAGACTGGTATGGCATCAAGCATATCGTTGCGAGCAGCGATTGCGCAGACCCATACAACCCTAAAACGATCAGCGCGACTATGGGCAGCTTTGGCCGAGTACACGTAAGCCAAACTGACTTACCCGCTTACTTAGAGCAAGCGAACCTACCGGTTTACGGCGCATTTTTAGAAGGCGAAAGTGTTCATAAGACTGAGTTTACTGCCAACGGTATTTTGTTGATGGGCAGCGAGTCTCACGGTATCCGTGAACACGCGGCTAAATACGTGACTGATAAGATTACGATTCCAGCATTCGGTGGCGCGGAGTCTTTGAACGTGGCAATGGCGACTGGCATCATTCTCGACAACATGCGTCGTCAGCATAGCTAA
- a CDS encoding aldo/keto reductase, giving the protein MTWGLQNTQQQADQQIEYALSQGINFIDTAEMYAVPPSPDTYGKTEAIIGNWLSRNPQRRQEFIIASKIAGPGLPWVRDGGPITGEAVIAAVDASLKRLQTDYIDLYQLHWPNRTTPHFGKHFPNHIRFSDIDRKQHEAEMLEILQALASCIKAGKIRHVGLSDDSTWGINTYLKLSEKHNLPRMVSIQNEFSLLHAKDWPYLIENCVHEDVAYLPWSPLAAGMLSGKYIDGARPEGSRWTYMQRKGIFRDTESANEAVKGYVEVANAHGFTPSQLALAWCNQVDGVTSTIIGATTMEQLKENVAAFSKPLSEEILTDINTVFKRYPAPY; this is encoded by the coding sequence ATGACTTGGGGGCTACAAAATACGCAACAGCAAGCCGACCAACAGATCGAATACGCATTAAGCCAAGGCATTAACTTTATCGATACTGCAGAGATGTACGCGGTTCCACCTTCTCCAGATACCTACGGAAAAACAGAAGCGATCATTGGTAACTGGTTATCGCGTAACCCACAGCGTCGACAAGAGTTCATCATTGCGAGCAAAATTGCCGGGCCTGGGCTTCCTTGGGTTCGAGATGGTGGGCCGATAACCGGTGAAGCTGTGATCGCAGCCGTTGACGCATCATTAAAACGCCTACAAACAGACTATATCGACCTTTACCAACTTCATTGGCCAAATCGCACAACGCCTCACTTTGGTAAGCATTTCCCAAATCACATTCGATTCAGTGATATTGACCGAAAGCAGCATGAAGCTGAGATGTTGGAAATCCTACAAGCACTGGCTAGCTGCATTAAGGCGGGTAAAATTCGCCATGTCGGGCTTTCAGATGATTCTACTTGGGGCATTAACACATACCTCAAGCTGAGCGAGAAACACAATTTGCCACGTATGGTTTCGATTCAAAATGAATTTAGCCTACTGCACGCAAAAGACTGGCCATATCTGATTGAGAACTGTGTGCATGAAGATGTCGCTTACCTGCCATGGTCACCTTTAGCTGCTGGCATGTTGAGTGGAAAGTACATCGATGGCGCAAGACCGGAAGGCAGCCGTTGGACTTACATGCAACGTAAAGGCATTTTTCGTGATACTGAATCTGCCAATGAAGCGGTTAAAGGCTATGTTGAAGTGGCGAATGCTCATGGGTTCACTCCGAGCCAACTGGCATTGGCTTGGTGTAATCAAGTGGATGGGGTGACTTCCACTATCATTGGTGCAACTACGATGGAGCAGCTAAAAGAGAACGTAGCCGCTTTCAGTAAACCGTTATCAGAAGAGATCCTAACTGATATCAACACAGTCTTTAAGCGCTACCCGGCTCCGTATTAG
- the pepT gene encoding peptidase T — MEKLVERFLNYVTFDTKSDPSNQQCPSSPGQITFAEALKLELVALDLADVSLDDNGYLMAKLPSNVDYPVPAIGFVAHMDTAPDASGANVKPQVIKDYRGGTIELGESGESLSPSQYPDLDSLHGHDLITTDGTTLLGADNKAGIAEIISAIAYLKANPDIKHGDICIGFTPDEEIGRGANLFDVEKFGAEWAYTIDGGPVGELEFENFNATSADVICHGVNVHPGTAKGKMVNSMNIAAQFQLMMPAQETPECTEGYEGFYHLKSAEMGVARSELGYIIRDFEREGVEARKVFMQQKVDELNERLEKGRVELVLTDSYFNMKEMVEPHRHIIELAKLAMIECDVEPMIKPIRGGTDGARLSFMGLPCPNIFTGGYNFHGIHEFITIQGMEQAVKVIVELSQRTATHYQK, encoded by the coding sequence ATGGAAAAGCTTGTAGAACGTTTTCTGAATTACGTTACTTTTGATACCAAATCCGATCCTTCTAATCAGCAATGCCCAAGTTCACCGGGTCAAATTACCTTTGCTGAAGCCTTAAAGTTAGAATTGGTGGCATTAGACTTAGCTGATGTGTCTTTAGATGACAATGGATACTTGATGGCGAAACTGCCGTCGAATGTCGATTATCCAGTGCCGGCGATTGGCTTTGTGGCACACATGGATACCGCTCCTGACGCATCAGGTGCCAACGTGAAACCGCAAGTGATTAAAGATTACCGAGGTGGAACGATTGAATTAGGTGAAAGTGGCGAGAGTTTGAGCCCAAGCCAATACCCAGACCTTGATTCTTTACATGGTCACGACCTGATTACGACTGACGGCACAACTCTGCTTGGTGCCGACAACAAAGCGGGCATCGCTGAAATCATCAGTGCAATTGCTTACCTGAAAGCGAATCCAGACATCAAACACGGCGACATCTGCATTGGTTTCACGCCGGATGAAGAGATTGGTCGCGGTGCGAACCTGTTTGACGTTGAAAAATTTGGCGCTGAGTGGGCGTACACCATCGATGGTGGTCCAGTAGGGGAGTTGGAATTTGAGAACTTCAATGCCACGAGCGCTGATGTTATCTGTCATGGCGTGAACGTTCACCCGGGCACCGCAAAAGGTAAAATGGTGAACTCGATGAACATTGCAGCGCAATTCCAATTGATGATGCCAGCACAAGAAACACCAGAGTGCACAGAAGGTTATGAAGGTTTTTACCACCTGAAGTCGGCGGAAATGGGTGTGGCTCGCTCTGAACTGGGATACATCATCCGTGATTTTGAACGTGAGGGTGTAGAAGCGCGTAAGGTATTCATGCAGCAGAAAGTGGACGAGCTGAATGAGCGCCTTGAGAAAGGCCGTGTTGAGTTGGTGCTAACCGATAGCTACTTCAACATGAAAGAGATGGTTGAACCGCATCGACATATTATTGAATTAGCGAAGCTGGCGATGATTGAGTGCGATGTTGAGCCAATGATCAAGCCGATCCGAGGTGGTACAGACGGTGCTCGCTTATCTTTCATGGGGCTACCATGTCCGAATATCTTTACTGGCGGTTACAACTTCCACGGTATTCATGAGTTCATTACCATTCAAGGCATGGAGCAAGCGGTAAAAGTGATTGTCGAATTGTCTCAACGTACAGCGACGCATTACCAAAAATAG
- a CDS encoding DM13 domain-containing protein, producing MKKLVLLCTHLAVGAFGFGLGVYALPILIEPDSPSSSSVEAISEQAIYTGEFTKDRQDSDFLHWGEGIVSVSESAIAFEGELAPGPDYKVYLSPKFIETEQAFNDSKNELLRVGDVKTFDRFMVELPEGTDLNRFNTVVIWCETFGQFITSAKIK from the coding sequence ATGAAAAAGTTAGTTTTACTTTGCACCCACTTAGCCGTGGGTGCTTTTGGTTTTGGGCTGGGTGTTTACGCATTACCTATCTTGATTGAGCCTGATTCTCCTTCCTCAAGTTCTGTTGAAGCGATCAGTGAGCAGGCTATCTACACGGGTGAGTTCACTAAAGATCGACAAGATAGTGACTTCTTGCACTGGGGAGAAGGCATAGTTTCAGTGTCTGAAAGTGCGATAGCTTTTGAAGGTGAATTGGCGCCGGGGCCTGATTACAAGGTTTACCTCTCACCTAAGTTCATTGAAACCGAGCAAGCTTTCAATGACAGCAAGAATGAGTTACTGAGAGTCGGAGATGTGAAAACATTCGACCGATTTATGGTTGAGCTTCCCGAAGGTACTGATCTTAATCGATTTAATACCGTTGTGATTTGGTGTGAAACTTTTGGCCAATTTATTACTTCTGCCAAGATAAAATGA
- a CDS encoding mechanosensitive ion channel family protein, whose translation MEKVWQVIDFLLAHKFIFSALIITIILIIRRITLSQIRGDVAFLSEDQRNWMSRTKNGTFAIIVVTLFVLWKSEISEFALSVTAIAVAIVVASKEIILCFTGSIQRASSRSFRIGDWIEVGKISGEVIEHNLMATVIQEIDLYHGQYHFTGKTATLPNSMFFTYPVKNLNFMKRYVYHNFFVTVKDFVNLYPMVPGLIVKIEEHCEEFIDVARRYNGVIEKHAGVDLPGSEPHIHITSSSTGEQEVHFMIFCPTEKAIHLEQDIRKDFMEAYAEAFPTNA comes from the coding sequence ATGGAAAAAGTGTGGCAAGTAATTGATTTTCTACTCGCTCATAAGTTTATTTTTAGTGCGTTGATTATCACTATTATTTTAATCATTCGCCGAATCACCTTATCTCAAATCAGAGGTGATGTTGCTTTCCTTAGCGAAGACCAACGTAACTGGATGTCACGAACCAAAAACGGCACATTCGCGATTATTGTTGTGACGTTATTTGTGCTGTGGAAATCCGAAATCAGCGAGTTTGCGCTATCTGTCACGGCCATTGCTGTTGCTATAGTCGTCGCGTCTAAAGAGATCATTTTGTGTTTCACCGGTTCTATTCAACGTGCGAGTTCTCGTTCATTTAGAATCGGCGACTGGATCGAAGTGGGTAAAATCAGCGGTGAGGTGATTGAGCACAATTTGATGGCGACTGTGATTCAAGAAATCGATTTGTATCATGGGCAATATCACTTCACTGGCAAGACAGCCACGCTGCCTAATAGCATGTTCTTCACTTATCCGGTAAAGAACCTCAACTTCATGAAGCGTTATGTTTATCATAACTTTTTTGTGACGGTGAAAGACTTTGTAAACCTATATCCTATGGTACCGGGTCTTATTGTGAAAATTGAAGAGCATTGCGAAGAGTTTATCGATGTTGCCCGCCGTTACAACGGTGTGATCGAAAAGCACGCTGGCGTTGACCTTCCGGGTTCTGAGCCTCACATCCATATCACAAGCAGTTCGACAGGTGAGCAAGAAGTGCACTTTATGATCTTCTGTCCGACCGAAAAAGCGATTCATTTAGAGCAAGATATTCGTAAAGACTTTATGGAAGCGTACGCGGAAGCATTCCCAACGAACGCTTAG
- a CDS encoding dCMP deaminase family protein: protein MISKWAKRFYQMAELVGSWSKDPSTQVGAVITKHNRIVSVGFNGYPHGVSDSADTDDREMKYLKTLHAEENAILFAKRDLDSCEIWVTHFPCPNCAAKIIQTGISAVHCPEQSEDFLSRWGDKIKVSQDMFEQAGVQVDWLPLADLD, encoded by the coding sequence ATGATTTCAAAATGGGCTAAACGTTTCTATCAAATGGCGGAATTGGTCGGTTCTTGGAGTAAAGATCCTTCAACTCAAGTCGGCGCCGTAATCACTAAGCACAACCGCATTGTTTCTGTTGGTTTTAATGGCTACCCACATGGCGTGTCTGATAGTGCGGATACTGATGACAGAGAGATGAAGTACCTCAAGACGCTTCACGCTGAAGAGAATGCGATTTTATTCGCTAAGCGTGATTTGGACAGCTGTGAAATCTGGGTGACGCATTTCCCTTGTCCAAACTGTGCAGCAAAAATCATCCAAACAGGTATTTCAGCAGTACATTGCCCAGAGCAAAGTGAAGATTTCCTTTCTCGCTGGGGCGACAAGATTAAAGTTAGCCAAGATATGTTTGAGCAAGCTGGTGTACAAGTGGATTGGTTACCACTCGCTGACCTAGATTAA
- a CDS encoding efflux RND transporter periplasmic adaptor subunit, producing MRKKLILTALASSLILAGCGQDAQNAKQAPLPLVAVQDVSVVSHQQSKSYIGRIEAVEDTAITAQVSGYLQSRHFNEGQMVEKGQLLYSIEPSSFEAEVASAKASVAQANANLKKAELDFNRGKNLLPKGSISQSEFDALTANLLGSQAQLEASQAQLNAANVQLSHTKIIAPFSGRISDTKVSTGDLVSPSSGVLTTLVSLDPIHASFSISERERIELGMDRIEGDGSSDSAGVEVQIMLENGEAFEHLGQLDFLGNRINLNTGTIAMRAIADNPNQQLLPGQHVRVDLREKQPIDVVTIPRRAVQTDLEGDFVMVLVEGEAEPVAERRNIEMGRQIEGGVIVHSGLEKNDAVITQGLQRVRNGMSVRIQASAEQAE from the coding sequence ATGCGTAAAAAGTTGATCCTTACTGCTCTTGCAAGCTCTCTTATTCTTGCTGGGTGTGGGCAAGATGCTCAAAATGCCAAGCAAGCACCTTTACCTCTCGTAGCTGTACAGGATGTTAGCGTTGTTTCTCACCAGCAAAGTAAGTCGTATATCGGTCGTATAGAAGCCGTTGAAGACACGGCTATTACAGCGCAGGTTTCTGGCTACCTACAAAGCCGTCATTTCAATGAAGGCCAAATGGTTGAAAAGGGTCAATTGCTTTACTCGATTGAACCTTCTTCGTTTGAAGCCGAAGTAGCAAGCGCAAAAGCGTCTGTTGCTCAAGCGAACGCGAACCTTAAAAAAGCTGAGCTTGATTTTAATCGTGGTAAAAATCTACTTCCTAAAGGCAGTATCTCTCAATCTGAATTCGATGCATTAACCGCAAACTTGTTAGGTTCTCAAGCACAGCTTGAAGCAAGCCAAGCACAGCTAAATGCTGCGAATGTTCAGCTTTCTCATACCAAAATCATCGCGCCTTTCTCTGGCCGTATTAGCGATACCAAAGTGAGCACGGGTGATCTGGTTTCACCGTCTTCAGGTGTGCTGACGACTTTGGTTAGCCTAGACCCAATCCACGCATCGTTCAGCATCAGTGAGCGTGAGCGTATTGAGCTGGGTATGGACCGCATCGAAGGCGACGGCAGCAGCGACTCTGCAGGTGTTGAAGTTCAAATCATGCTTGAGAATGGTGAAGCGTTCGAACATCTAGGTCAGCTTGACTTCTTGGGCAACCGTATCAACCTCAATACTGGTACGATCGCGATGCGTGCGATTGCAGACAACCCGAATCAGCAACTACTTCCAGGCCAACACGTTCGCGTTGATCTACGTGAAAAACAACCTATTGATGTTGTGACTATTCCTCGTCGCGCAGTGCAGACCGACCTCGAAGGTGACTTCGTGATGGTATTAGTTGAAGGCGAAGCCGAACCCGTTGCTGAGCGCAGAAACATCGAGATGGGTCGCCAGATTGAAGGTGGCGTGATTGTTCATTCTGGATTAGAGAAAAACGACGCGGTCATCACTCAAGGCCTACAGCGTGTACGTAATGGTATGTCTGTTCGTATTCAAGCTTCTGCTGAACAAGCTGAGTAA